From a region of the Seleniivibrio woodruffii genome:
- a CDS encoding tetratricopeptide repeat protein: protein MSREKFKLTRLRLPYRMLILTVVFLSVLMFSCSKQDKPQPQLEEKLTDAKPIVSPIINSNENITKGNEFFLKGEFSNAIDFYSEALAQNRSIAFYNMGVSYYLLGDIEKSEESFRQAVKENPAFKEAYMNLAVVLIQTDKLAEAEKIVKTLLKDNNSSTAKMLVNMGNIYLKRGQTALAATYFQEAIKKGENSKYVRSNYAYFLMTVGEYKNGIAILENLADKDYTDYYNLGSAYYNEGMYAQGLANALKAMEMYRTEEAINLAALNYAALTDYKSAIALLKELIRKDPAEDYRYRLARAYYLNSDFRDANTEITSLINDFPDKSEYYRLKYEIQLGMGEIADAGRMAMAAYQRFQTDDMLYMVIKHKIIYYEPLGELEADLLSDRSSPFLDLARVAYYIFKDKMVPARQFIDKVPPETDNDYYVYQSYINMKYKKYDNVLVYAKKINKSRPEYFWYRTAVYFSTNNVAGLKETVAEQAQRETSFTRNTNVRFHLTPRIEEIDFSYRFDGTYEQMLSLMLYPLFIEPSEMMSFVAMGYKLLQENEKLSALRELERSVEFSEGIRMNNTGVADMFAYRFNEAYDKFEKANEMLNNNPYTLYNMGLAKLNLGDMESASKYFDMAVLQNNYHFPAYLGLAVTMRTLTKTTKPSDYYNIVRDRAVQAVEDKRNLPEPILYSALLAETGLGLYSKVKEDLAPHKGQNSYFNNVYAIADFLSGKGHAALDPLKNRKSIYRGRVIWDLTATEEGKNFSVDTGLLNDRAYKFMKSYALLKRGKKPVQLNFNEYKDDNAALKEMVYYSILAKDRASALRYLQQMSSIDIRYKELYKASLYYFLWIEDFVNAEASYTSLANLKASDRYTDMYKMMYFVLNYNGRRLLDTVNNYIKSYPNELTGKEYKLIYALRSENFEMTLNIINDIEKQKRDFLYDLPLEISIDGL, encoded by the coding sequence ATGAGCAGAGAAAAATTTAAACTGACACGTCTGCGTCTGCCATACAGGATGCTCATCCTTACTGTGGTGTTCCTGTCTGTGCTGATGTTCTCCTGTTCGAAGCAGGATAAGCCTCAGCCCCAGTTGGAAGAGAAGCTGACGGATGCAAAACCGATCGTCTCCCCCATAATCAACTCCAATGAAAATATAACCAAAGGTAACGAATTCTTCCTTAAGGGAGAATTTTCAAATGCAATAGACTTTTACAGCGAAGCGCTGGCTCAGAACCGTTCCATTGCTTTCTATAATATGGGTGTCAGCTATTATCTTCTGGGTGACATTGAGAAGAGTGAGGAATCGTTCAGACAGGCTGTTAAAGAGAATCCGGCCTTTAAAGAAGCATATATGAACCTTGCCGTGGTGCTCATTCAAACCGACAAGCTGGCCGAAGCGGAAAAGATCGTCAAAACCCTGCTGAAGGACAACAACAGCAGCACAGCAAAGATGCTTGTGAACATGGGGAACATCTACCTTAAGCGGGGGCAGACAGCTCTCGCCGCCACCTATTTTCAGGAGGCAATTAAAAAGGGCGAGAACTCAAAATACGTCCGGTCAAACTATGCCTATTTCCTGATGACGGTGGGCGAATATAAGAACGGCATAGCCATTCTTGAAAATCTGGCCGACAAGGACTACACCGACTATTATAACCTCGGCAGTGCGTACTATAACGAAGGTATGTACGCTCAGGGACTTGCGAACGCCCTGAAAGCCATGGAGATGTACCGCACGGAGGAAGCAATTAATCTTGCCGCTCTCAACTATGCGGCACTTACCGACTACAAAAGCGCAATAGCGCTTCTGAAAGAGCTTATCCGTAAGGATCCGGCCGAAGACTACAGATACAGGCTTGCCCGGGCCTATTACCTGAACAGCGATTTCAGGGATGCCAACACTGAGATAACCTCGCTGATAAACGATTTTCCCGATAAATCGGAATACTACAGACTAAAGTATGAAATACAGCTCGGCATGGGCGAGATAGCCGATGCCGGCAGGATGGCAATGGCCGCCTATCAGCGTTTTCAGACAGACGATATGCTGTATATGGTCATAAAGCACAAGATAATATACTACGAGCCTCTGGGCGAGCTTGAGGCGGATCTTCTTTCCGACCGCTCCTCCCCGTTTCTGGATCTTGCAAGGGTGGCCTATTATATTTTCAAGGACAAGATGGTTCCCGCCAGACAGTTCATTGATAAGGTTCCGCCTGAAACCGACAACGACTATTACGTCTACCAGTCGTATATAAACATGAAATACAAAAAGTATGACAACGTGCTTGTCTATGCTAAAAAGATTAATAAATCCCGTCCTGAATATTTCTGGTACAGAACAGCCGTATATTTCAGCACGAACAACGTCGCCGGACTGAAAGAGACAGTGGCGGAACAGGCTCAGCGTGAAACCTCATTCACAAGAAATACGAACGTGCGCTTTCACCTGACACCCAGAATCGAAGAAATAGATTTTTCATACAGATTTGACGGCACATACGAGCAGATGCTTTCGCTGATGCTCTATCCTCTTTTCATAGAACCTTCGGAGATGATGAGCTTTGTTGCAATGGGCTACAAGCTGCTTCAGGAGAACGAAAAACTCAGCGCACTGCGTGAGCTTGAGCGTTCGGTGGAGTTTTCCGAGGGGATAAGGATGAACAACACAGGCGTTGCGGATATGTTCGCATACAGGTTTAACGAGGCCTACGACAAGTTCGAAAAGGCAAACGAAATGCTGAACAATAACCCGTATACGCTTTACAACATGGGACTTGCAAAGCTCAACCTGGGGGATATGGAGTCGGCATCGAAATATTTCGATATGGCGGTTTTACAGAACAACTATCATTTCCCTGCATATCTCGGTCTGGCTGTAACAATGAGAACCCTGACCAAAACAACAAAGCCTTCCGACTATTACAACATAGTCAGAGACAGGGCTGTTCAGGCTGTTGAGGATAAACGGAATCTGCCGGAACCGATACTCTATTCGGCTCTGCTGGCCGAGACCGGACTGGGGCTTTACAGCAAGGTGAAAGAGGATCTTGCGCCGCACAAAGGGCAGAACTCATACTTTAACAACGTATACGCCATTGCAGATTTCCTTTCCGGAAAGGGGCATGCCGCTCTTGATCCTCTTAAGAACAGAAAGAGCATATACAGAGGCAGGGTAATCTGGGATCTCACCGCAACGGAAGAGGGCAAGAACTTCAGCGTTGATACCGGATTGCTTAACGACAGAGCCTATAAGTTCATGAAGTCCTATGCGCTGCTTAAGAGGGGCAAAAAGCCCGTTCAGCTGAACTTCAACGAATATAAGGACGACAACGCCGCCCTTAAGGAAATGGTTTATTACAGCATTCTGGCAAAGGACAGAGCTTCCGCTCTCAGATATCTCCAGCAGATGAGTTCCATAGATATCCGATATAAAGAGCTTTACAAGGCGTCACTCTACTATTTCCTCTGGATAGAGGATTTTGTGAACGCCGAAGCGTCTTACACCTCGCTGGCTAACCTGAAAGCATCGGACAGATACACCGACATGTACAAGATGATGTATTTTGTGCTGAACTATAACGGCCGCAGGCTTCTGGATACGGTGAACAACTATATTAAAAGTTACCCCAACGAGCTGACAGGAAAGGAATATAAACTTATTTACGCCCTGCGGAGCGAAAATTTTGAAATGACACTGAACATAATCAATGATATAGAGAAGCAGAAGAGGGATTTCCTCTATGACCTTCCGCTGGAGATAAGCATTGACGGTTTATAA
- the rsmI gene encoding 16S rRNA (cytidine(1402)-2'-O)-methyltransferase, protein MSKLPPVTFVPTPIGNLGDITLRSLEALKECDVIFAEDTRTAKSLLSALDIKKPVESYHKDNEAQASSRILHTVESGKTVCVISEAGTPCISDPGNTLTSVLVRENVKFQALPGATAFVPALMMSGFDISDFHFHGFLPHKPTERLREAESLTVYNTVIAFYESPHRIEDTLKTLLKVFPAPVFCAREITKMFESSYFIHTEADIEQIVKKGEFVVAVNNRKAKAEETPSDCGDTAKKLIKAGYGSKDVVNILKALGYKRNDAYSAVQEIIES, encoded by the coding sequence GTGAGTAAACTGCCCCCCGTAACCTTTGTTCCGACACCCATAGGCAATCTGGGAGACATCACCCTGCGCAGTCTGGAGGCTCTGAAGGAGTGCGACGTTATCTTTGCTGAGGATACCCGCACGGCAAAATCCCTTCTGAGCGCACTTGACATAAAAAAGCCTGTGGAATCCTACCACAAGGATAACGAAGCGCAGGCATCATCCAGAATCCTGCACACTGTGGAGAGCGGAAAAACCGTCTGCGTCATATCCGAAGCGGGCACTCCCTGCATCAGCGATCCGGGCAATACGCTCACATCGGTTCTTGTGCGTGAGAACGTAAAATTTCAGGCACTGCCCGGAGCCACGGCATTTGTCCCTGCGCTGATGATGTCGGGCTTTGACATATCCGACTTCCATTTCCACGGCTTCCTGCCTCACAAGCCCACTGAACGCCTCAGAGAGGCCGAATCCCTCACTGTATACAACACGGTAATCGCTTTTTATGAATCACCCCACCGAATAGAGGACACGCTGAAAACACTGCTCAAGGTTTTCCCCGCTCCCGTCTTCTGTGCAAGGGAGATAACCAAGATGTTCGAATCTTCATATTTCATTCATACAGAAGCGGATATCGAACAGATAGTTAAAAAGGGCGAGTTTGTTGTTGCCGTGAATAACAGAAAAGCTAAAGCCGAAGAAACACCGTCTGACTGCGGCGACACAGCTAAAAAGCTTATCAAGGCGGGATATGGCTCAAAGGACGTGGTCAACATCCTGAAAGCACTGGGATATAAAAGAAACGACGCTTACTCAGCGGTACAGGAGATTATAGAGTCCTGA
- the trxB gene encoding thioredoxin-disulfide reductase, which translates to MQNFFNVQDIQDEYDLVILGAGPAGLTAGMYASRDKLKVLILEKQFPGGYVAITEWVENYPGFHDGIMGADLSEKFFNHAVKFGVLVRNGNCTKVELDGDYKLIHVENRATPVKTKALIIGFGCEPKRLDVPGESRFYGRGVSFCATCDGSFYKDRVVASVGGGESAIEEGEYLTRFASKVYIIHRRDEFRASKLAMERARANPKMEFITNSVVDTVNGETKVTGVTLKNVLTGEKSELTIDGLFVFIGHTAKTELVKDLVKTDEWGFIVADESTRTSVPGIFVAGDVRTKEYKQITTAVADGTVAAKNAEKYINETFSKA; encoded by the coding sequence ATGCAGAACTTTTTCAACGTACAGGACATTCAGGACGAATACGATCTGGTGATATTGGGTGCAGGCCCTGCGGGACTGACAGCCGGAATGTATGCATCCAGAGACAAGCTGAAAGTTCTGATACTGGAAAAACAATTCCCCGGCGGCTACGTTGCCATAACAGAATGGGTTGAAAACTACCCCGGTTTCCACGACGGCATAATGGGCGCTGATCTGTCTGAAAAATTCTTTAACCACGCTGTAAAGTTCGGAGTTCTCGTGCGCAACGGAAACTGCACAAAGGTTGAACTGGACGGCGACTATAAACTCATCCACGTTGAAAACCGTGCAACCCCCGTTAAGACCAAAGCACTCATAATAGGCTTCGGCTGCGAACCCAAAAGGCTTGACGTTCCCGGCGAAAGCAGATTCTACGGCAGAGGAGTCTCCTTCTGCGCAACCTGCGACGGCTCATTCTATAAAGACAGGGTTGTTGCAAGCGTCGGCGGCGGCGAATCCGCCATCGAAGAGGGTGAATACCTCACACGCTTCGCCTCAAAAGTATACATCATCCACAGACGTGACGAGTTCCGTGCATCGAAACTTGCAATGGAGCGTGCCAGAGCTAACCCCAAAATGGAGTTTATTACCAACTCAGTTGTGGACACCGTAAACGGCGAAACGAAAGTCACCGGAGTCACCCTTAAAAACGTTTTAACAGGCGAAAAGAGCGAACTTACCATCGACGGTCTGTTTGTATTCATAGGCCACACAGCCAAAACCGAACTGGTGAAAGATCTGGTTAAGACAGATGAATGGGGCTTCATCGTTGCAGATGAATCCACCAGAACATCCGTTCCCGGCATTTTTGTTGCCGGAGACGTTCGCACAAAAGAATACAAGCAGATAACCACCGCAGTTGCCGACGGCACTGTTGCGGCCAAGAACGCTGAAAAATACATCAACGAAACATTTTCGAAGGCTTAA
- a CDS encoding peroxiredoxin family protein gives MAVAVSFFMLYYYRSNPNALKVGTQAPDVAFETMDGQKFSLSEYKMPVMLVFFNTQTFLSSGIYTELYLRNVPYLKGIDKANRAKLIIVTDGEQKKDIIREKLSDSRYKVLENYIYLSNIKQAVKDYGLSIWPHFFLIDTNKQILYEAKVPSPGIVDDILDRSQ, from the coding sequence GTGGCTGTGGCTGTCAGCTTTTTCATGCTGTACTACTACCGCTCAAACCCTAACGCACTGAAAGTCGGCACACAGGCGCCGGATGTCGCTTTCGAAACCATGGACGGACAAAAGTTTTCTTTAAGCGAATATAAAATGCCTGTGATGCTGGTGTTTTTTAACACGCAAACATTTTTGTCCAGCGGCATATACACTGAGCTGTATCTCAGAAACGTTCCATATCTGAAAGGCATCGACAAAGCCAACCGTGCGAAACTGATCATTGTTACGGACGGAGAGCAGAAAAAAGATATTATACGAGAAAAATTATCCGACTCTCGCTATAAAGTTCTTGAAAATTATATATACTTAAGTAATATTAAACAGGCGGTAAAAGATTACGGGCTGAGTATCTGGCCGCACTTCTTTCTCATTGATACAAATAAACAAATTCTCTATGAGGCCAAGGTTCCTTCACCTGGTATAGTGGACGATATTTTAGACAGGAGTCAGTAA
- the nadC gene encoding carboxylating nicotinate-nucleotide diphosphorylase, with the protein MLREKLVRLALEEDIGTGDLTAKAFRDYEKLSAFAYLAKEDFILCGTKTARIVFNELNAGINTIFYKKDGDLVQKGEIFGEVNGPVYSILSGERTSLNFLQRLSGIATNTAAYVKELEGTNIKILDTRKTTPGWRVMEKYAVLIGGGNNHRMGLFDGVMLKDNHVDAAGGITPAVNLVRRNIPSTVKIEVEVRNLAEAKEAAEAGADIIMLDNFKLEDMPAAIEVIAKRAKIEISGGITKEKLKNFRHLDIDYISVGALTHQAVSVDMSLKIRK; encoded by the coding sequence ATGCTGAGAGAAAAACTCGTAAGGCTCGCTCTGGAAGAGGACATCGGCACAGGCGACCTGACAGCGAAGGCTTTCCGTGACTACGAAAAACTGAGCGCCTTTGCATATCTGGCAAAAGAGGACTTCATACTCTGCGGAACCAAGACCGCCCGCATTGTGTTCAATGAGCTGAACGCAGGCATCAACACCATCTTTTACAAAAAAGACGGCGACCTTGTGCAGAAAGGCGAAATATTCGGCGAGGTCAACGGTCCCGTATACTCGATCCTCTCCGGCGAAAGGACATCTCTGAACTTCCTCCAGAGGCTTTCGGGCATAGCCACCAACACGGCGGCATATGTTAAGGAGCTTGAGGGAACAAACATAAAGATTCTGGACACCAGAAAGACCACACCCGGCTGGCGGGTTATGGAGAAATACGCTGTTCTCATCGGCGGCGGAAACAACCACCGAATGGGGCTTTTCGACGGCGTAATGCTTAAGGACAACCATGTGGATGCGGCGGGAGGGATCACTCCTGCGGTGAACCTTGTCCGCAGAAACATCCCCAGCACGGTAAAGATCGAGGTCGAGGTGCGCAACCTCGCCGAAGCCAAGGAAGCGGCCGAGGCCGGAGCGGACATAATCATGCTCGATAACTTCAAGCTGGAGGATATGCCTGCGGCAATAGAGGTTATCGCTAAACGTGCAAAAATAGAGATTTCAGGCGGCATCACAAAGGAAAAACTGAAAAACTTCCGCCATCTGGACATAGACTATATTTCCGTAGGCGCACTGACACATCAGGCAGTCAGCGTCGACATGAGTCTTAAAATCAGAAAATGA
- a CDS encoding valine--tRNA ligase has protein sequence MQKEYPTRINPSEFEAELYGEWSEKGYFHADEHSKKPPYSIVIPPPNVTGSLHMGHALNNTLQDIMIRFHKLNGYETMWMPGTDHAGIATQNVVERLLASEGTSRHELGREKFIERVWEWKAQSGGTIINQLKRLGCACDWERERFTMDEGLSRAVRKVFVSLYKEGLIYRSDYIVNWCPRCHTALSDLEVEHEEIDGAFYHIYYPVKGTDIKLEVATTRPETMLGDTAVAVHPEDERYKHLIGKTVVLPILNREIPIIGDEYVDMDFGTGCLKVTPAHDPNDFLLGMKHNLENVSVMDENAVINENGGEFCGLDRFEARKQVVVRLAELGLFVAKKTHQHKVGHCYRCKTVIEPRISLQWFLNIKEMSNAAVNAVQSGQIVIKPETWHKTFYNWMNDIRDWCISRQIWWGHRIPAWYCKCGEIMVEEETPEKCSRCGSTNLEQETDVLDTWFSSGLWPFSTQGWPENTDTLQKFYPTSTLITGFDILFFWVARMMMFGLKFMDKEPFKEVYLHALIRDKDGQKMSKSKGNVIDPLTMIDKYGADAFRFTLAAFAAQGRDIKLDEARIDGYRSFVNKIWNASRFILTGYNGQKFTADTRLSLEDKWILQNLKETEEKVSKAVKNYDFNEAALAVYHFFWHKFCDWYIELIKPRIYDETKRDDAYAVAAYVIEKSLVLMHPFMPFVTEYIYKLVTDKESIMLADWEKFDFAYSEEMTEMEEIIELIGLIRNIRGEYNVSMSKQLKAYVKTDRELTKTAFAKYRDMVMNLARLEVLEMTDSAVPNASQNIAPSFEVYVSLEGLVDVEAEIQKLEKELVKLEKDHSIYGGKLKNENYLKNARPEVVEKDKEKFAEIDDKLNKVKETIERLKGQC, from the coding sequence ATGCAGAAAGAATACCCTACACGAATTAATCCTTCTGAATTTGAAGCTGAACTATACGGCGAGTGGAGCGAAAAAGGCTATTTTCATGCTGACGAACACAGCAAAAAACCGCCCTATTCCATAGTCATTCCGCCCCCCAACGTAACAGGTTCTCTGCACATGGGACACGCCCTGAACAACACCCTGCAGGACATAATGATCCGCTTCCACAAGCTGAACGGCTATGAAACCATGTGGATGCCCGGAACAGACCACGCAGGAATCGCCACACAGAACGTTGTCGAGCGTCTTCTGGCCTCCGAGGGCACAAGCCGTCATGAACTGGGACGTGAAAAGTTCATAGAAAGGGTCTGGGAATGGAAAGCCCAGTCCGGCGGAACCATCATCAATCAGCTGAAACGCCTCGGCTGTGCATGCGACTGGGAGAGAGAACGCTTCACAATGGACGAAGGCCTCAGCCGTGCAGTCCGCAAGGTGTTCGTATCGCTCTACAAAGAGGGGCTTATCTACCGATCCGACTATATTGTCAACTGGTGCCCCAGATGCCACACAGCCCTCTCCGACCTCGAAGTTGAACACGAGGAGATCGACGGCGCATTTTACCACATCTACTACCCCGTTAAGGGAACAGATATAAAACTTGAGGTTGCGACAACCCGTCCCGAAACAATGCTGGGCGACACGGCCGTTGCCGTTCACCCTGAGGACGAAAGATATAAGCACCTCATCGGCAAGACAGTTGTTCTGCCCATCCTCAACCGTGAGATACCCATCATCGGTGATGAATACGTCGACATGGATTTCGGAACAGGCTGTCTGAAAGTGACACCCGCCCACGACCCCAACGACTTCCTGCTGGGCATGAAGCACAACCTTGAGAACGTCAGCGTCATGGACGAGAACGCCGTAATCAACGAGAACGGCGGCGAGTTCTGCGGTCTGGACAGGTTCGAAGCACGCAAACAGGTGGTCGTAAGACTTGCCGAGCTTGGCCTCTTCGTTGCAAAAAAGACCCACCAGCACAAGGTCGGACACTGCTACAGATGCAAAACCGTCATCGAACCCAGAATAAGCCTCCAGTGGTTTCTGAACATAAAAGAGATGTCCAATGCCGCAGTGAACGCCGTTCAGTCCGGTCAGATAGTTATCAAGCCCGAAACATGGCACAAGACGTTCTACAACTGGATGAACGACATCCGTGACTGGTGCATCTCCAGACAGATATGGTGGGGACACCGTATTCCCGCATGGTACTGCAAATGCGGAGAGATAATGGTCGAGGAGGAGACTCCCGAAAAATGCTCACGCTGCGGCAGCACAAACCTTGAGCAGGAGACGGACGTTCTGGACACATGGTTCTCGTCCGGTCTGTGGCCGTTCTCCACACAGGGCTGGCCGGAGAACACCGACACACTGCAAAAGTTCTACCCCACATCCACCCTCATCACAGGATTTGACATTCTGTTCTTCTGGGTGGCAAGAATGATGATGTTCGGCCTCAAATTCATGGACAAGGAACCTTTTAAAGAGGTCTACCTCCACGCTCTCATCCGTGACAAAGACGGCCAGAAAATGAGTAAATCCAAGGGGAACGTTATCGACCCCCTCACAATGATAGACAAATACGGAGCGGACGCATTCCGCTTCACCCTTGCGGCCTTTGCGGCACAGGGCAGAGATATCAAACTGGACGAAGCCAGAATCGACGGCTACCGCAGTTTTGTGAACAAGATATGGAACGCATCCCGTTTCATCCTAACAGGCTACAACGGTCAGAAATTCACAGCCGACACCAGGCTCTCACTTGAGGACAAGTGGATCCTGCAGAACCTGAAAGAGACCGAAGAAAAGGTTTCGAAAGCCGTTAAGAACTACGACTTCAACGAGGCGGCACTGGCTGTTTACCATTTCTTCTGGCATAAGTTCTGCGACTGGTACATCGAGCTTATCAAGCCCAGAATATACGACGAGACCAAGCGTGACGATGCATACGCAGTTGCGGCATACGTTATAGAAAAATCTCTGGTGCTTATGCACCCCTTCATGCCGTTTGTGACAGAGTACATCTACAAGCTAGTAACTGACAAAGAATCCATCATGCTCGCTGACTGGGAAAAATTCGACTTCGCCTATTCCGAAGAAATGACGGAGATGGAGGAGATAATCGAGCTTATCGGGCTTATCAGAAACATCAGGGGCGAATACAACGTATCCATGTCCAAACAGCTGAAAGCCTATGTCAAGACCGACAGAGAGCTGACCAAGACGGCATTCGCAAAATACAGGGATATGGTCATGAACCTTGCAAGGCTTGAGGTTCTGGAAATGACCGATTCCGCAGTGCCCAACGCATCGCAGAACATTGCGCCCTCTTTCGAGGTATACGTTTCCCTTGAGGGGCTTGTGGATGTTGAAGCAGAGATCCAGAAACTTGAAAAAGAGCTGGTGAAGCTGGAAAAAGACCACAGCATCTACGGCGGCAAACTGAAAAACGAAAACTATCTGAAAAACGCCCGTCCAGAGGTCGTTGAGAAGGATAAAGAGAAATTTGCCGAGATTGATGATAAACTTAATAAAGTTAAAGAGACAATAGAGAGGCTGAAAGGACAATGCTGA
- the tsaE gene encoding tRNA (adenosine(37)-N6)-threonylcarbamoyltransferase complex ATPase subunit type 1 TsaE — MNWNRILESEEDTKKFAEEAAEFLKGKVVLLNGTLGAGKTFFVKCIAEHFNCTPASSPTFTLHQQYDGDITIRHFDLYRLNSFHELENIDFFGILESGDTCFVEWAEKFNLHDELEKYIEINITVLDTNKREITAVLNC, encoded by the coding sequence ATGAACTGGAACAGAATTCTTGAGAGCGAAGAGGACACAAAAAAGTTTGCCGAAGAGGCGGCGGAGTTTCTGAAAGGAAAGGTCGTTCTGCTGAACGGAACTCTTGGCGCAGGCAAAACCTTTTTTGTAAAGTGCATTGCGGAGCATTTCAACTGCACGCCCGCATCCAGTCCGACCTTCACCCTGCACCAGCAGTATGACGGCGACATAACCATCCGCCATTTCGACCTTTACAGGCTGAACAGCTTCCACGAGCTTGAGAACATCGACTTCTTCGGCATACTGGAATCCGGTGACACATGCTTTGTTGAATGGGCGGAAAAATTTAATCTGCACGATGAGCTTGAAAAATATATTGAAATAAATATAACTGTACTGGACACAAACAAAAGAGAAATTACGGCGGTGCTGAATTGTTGA
- a CDS encoding NAD(P)H-hydrate dehydratase, with protein MEILSSAQMAEADSFTINTIGIPSAVLMENAAGAFVRILLEKQPEMTSAAVVCGCGNNGGDGLAAARHLTNAGIHTDVYLACDPEKLKGDALTNLNILKNYPINVFTVTEDEIPSFEGYDVTVDALFGTGLKRPLEGFYEELVYSMNLSAEYIASVDIPSGLSGDSWLVEGTAADADLTVTFARPKYPHVMYPARKLCGEVIIADISIPDFAISGCDTFLLTPDNLPAITPREPDSHKGHFGHAVVIGGSAGKSGAVLMASRACAVCGAGLTTSAVPAGILAAAENANPEIMTFPVGISGIFTANGADRLAEFLKGKTVASIGMGIGTNPETAEFLDHIIENTDLPLLIDADGINLLQQKHYKKLSGRCAITPHIGEFARLLKLTTDEVNRDRLNLARKFASETGIILVQKSADTLIALPNGLVFVDISGSPALSKGGSGDCLTGLITGFAAQGFDLDFACMLGSFTLGRAAELVLETMNEKTVLTTDIINTVGKVLDELEQNS; from the coding sequence ATGGAGATACTAAGCTCCGCACAGATGGCCGAGGCCGACAGCTTTACCATTAACACCATAGGGATACCCTCTGCGGTGCTGATGGAGAATGCGGCGGGGGCTTTCGTCCGCATACTGCTTGAGAAACAGCCGGAAATGACATCGGCGGCGGTGGTCTGCGGATGCGGAAATAACGGCGGCGACGGACTGGCGGCGGCGAGACATCTCACCAACGCAGGAATACATACCGACGTATATCTTGCCTGCGACCCCGAAAAACTTAAAGGGGACGCACTCACCAACCTGAACATACTGAAAAACTATCCTATAAACGTTTTCACGGTCACAGAAGACGAAATACCCTCATTCGAGGGATATGACGTCACGGTGGACGCACTGTTCGGCACAGGGCTGAAACGCCCTCTGGAAGGCTTCTATGAGGAGCTGGTCTACAGCATGAACCTTTCCGCCGAATATATCGCATCCGTTGACATCCCCAGCGGACTTTCAGGCGACTCATGGCTTGTCGAAGGCACGGCCGCTGATGCCGACCTTACGGTAACATTCGCCCGTCCGAAATATCCCCATGTGATGTATCCCGCCCGAAAGCTCTGCGGCGAGGTTATCATTGCGGATATATCCATCCCCGATTTCGCAATTTCGGGCTGCGACACATTCCTTTTAACACCGGACAACCTGCCCGCCATCACCCCCAGGGAACCGGACAGCCACAAAGGGCATTTCGGTCATGCGGTGGTCATAGGCGGAAGTGCCGGCAAATCCGGCGCAGTGCTCATGGCATCCCGTGCATGTGCAGTCTGCGGTGCGGGGCTGACAACCTCGGCAGTTCCGGCAGGCATACTTGCCGCCGCCGAGAACGCCAACCCTGAAATAATGACTTTCCCTGTGGGGATTTCCGGCATCTTCACCGCCAACGGTGCGGACAGACTGGCGGAGTTTCTGAAAGGCAAAACAGTTGCCTCAATAGGCATGGGAATCGGTACGAACCCTGAAACGGCAGAGTTCCTTGACCATATAATCGAGAATACAGACCTTCCGCTGTTAATAGATGCAGACGGAATAAACCTGCTTCAGCAGAAGCATTATAAAAAACTCTCAGGCAGATGCGCCATAACTCCCCACATAGGCGAGTTTGCAAGGCTCCTGAAGCTTACGACCGATGAAGTGAACAGAGACAGGCTTAATCTGGCAAGAAAATTCGCCTCCGAAACGGGAATAATCCTTGTGCAGAAATCCGCCGACACCCTAATTGCCCTGCCCAACGGACTTGTTTTTGTCGACATCTCCGGCTCACCCGCTCTCAGCAAGGGCGGCAGCGGCGACTGTCTGACAGGGCTTATAACAGGCTTTGCGGCGCAGGGATTCGATCTGGATTTCGCATGCATGCTGGGCAGTTTCACCCTCGGCCGTGCGGCGGAACTGGTGCTTGAGACCATGAACGAAAAGACCGTGCTCACCACGGACATAATAAACACTGTCGGGAAAGTGCTGGATGAACTGGAACAGAATTCTTGA
- a CDS encoding Trm112 family protein, with protein sequence MIKKELLDVLACPKCKQKVRESKDGKYIVCDTCKLLYDIREDIPVMLIDEAKQVEDTGGY encoded by the coding sequence ATGATAAAGAAAGAGCTTCTTGATGTTTTGGCATGTCCGAAATGCAAGCAGAAAGTCAGAGAATCGAAAGACGGGAAATACATAGTCTGCGACACATGCAAACTGCTGTACGACATCCGTGAGGATATCCCCGTTATGCTCATTGACGAAGCAAAACAGGTGGAAGACACAGGCGGATACTGA